The sequence below is a genomic window from Nostoc flagelliforme CCNUN1.
TTATAACAAATATACATCTCGTTGCTAACCTTGATATGAGCAGATGGCGATGCCTGCGGTGGTCACGTAGCTCTGCCGTACCACTTAAGAGCGGGACGCTACGCGAACGTGGAAGCAAGCTACGCGCAGCGTCTCGTAGAGAAGTGCGGGCTACGCTTATACTACTCACGTACACCGAATTTCTACACTTAAATGTTACTTTCGTAATGGCGATAAATACTTGCACTTAACTAAAAAATTACTACACGATTAACATGGTATGGCATTAGAATTAGCCTACTTGGGCCAGGCATTGCCTTTCCCAAGGTGGACATTTACAGCAATTTTAAGTTAAAGTTGTAATGAGTTTGTTTTAGATTAAGGTCTGACAAAGTAGCCCTCAATAAGCAAAAAAATCATTATCGCAACCTGTAACTTCCGCAGCATCAAAAGCCAAAACACAAGTACAGGTAGAAAAAGTGGTATGCAATATCATTGCATATATTAAATAAGCAATAAACATTTAACTGGGAAAATTCCCTCAACAGTTAAGAAGCTGTAATATGCAAAAACAAACAATTTCTACAAAACCAATTCGTTCCCTAGAAGATGCGCTTGAGCAGTGCCAAATTCTGGGTATGCGCGTCAGCCGTCAGCGTCGCTTTATTCTAGAATTACTTTGGCAAGCAAATGAACATCTTTCTGCTAGAGAGATTTACGATCGCTTGAACCAACAAGGTAAAGATATCGGTCATACCTCTGTTTATCAAAATTTAGAAGCATTATCCAGTCAGGGTATTATTGAGTGTATTGAACGCTGTGATGGGCGTTTGTACGGTAATATCAGTGATTCTCACAGTCATGTAAACTGTATAGATACAAATCAAATTCTTGATGTCCATGTGGAACTGCCAGAAGAGTTAATCCGCAAAATTGAAGAAGAAACAGGAGTGCGGATTACTGACTACAGTATTAATTTTGTTGGCTACCGTAACCCACAAGAGGAGTAGGGAGCAGGGGGAGCAGGGGAGGCAGGGGAAGCAGGGGAAGCAGGGGAAGAAGAACTATTGATTGATTCTTGAGCAATGCCCTATTCCCTATTCCCCAATAGAATTATTACCAAAAATTGTCTCATCATCGGCATCATCATATAAATATTCTGGTAAAATTGTGCCTTCAGAGCTTTCAATTAGTCCGATCGCAGGGGGTTTGTTCCAATTATTATCTGTGTTTGTCGTAATTTGGACGGTATTTAAGAAGGGCTGCTGCGATGCCTGCGGCGGTAAACTACGCGAATACTTCAATCTTTGAAACGACTCTTGGGAGAAAGAAGCATCTTTATCGCTGGCTAATTTTTTGTCAGTCTCAGCAAGAATGGCATCAAATAAGCAGGCGTTAGTGAGATTGGCAGAATTAAGATTTGCGCCTGTAAGATTTGCCTGTTGAAGGTTTGCGCCTGTAAGGTTTGCTTGTTGCAGGTTTGCACCTGCGAGGTTTGCCTGTTGCAGGTTTGCACCTGCGAGGTTCGCCTGTTGCAAATTCGCTCCAGCCAAATTCGCCCCGATTAACTCCGCATTGGATAAGTTTGTCTGCTCAAGATTTACCCCAGTTAACATTACTTGTAACAAAGAGGCTCCCGATAAACTGAGTCCAGCCAAAGACTTAATTCGGGTTGCGAAGGCATTCTTATCCCTCTTCTGTCACTCTCCGAAAACTTTTGCCATTTCTGAATTCTAGAGCTTTTGTATAGCCTGCGATCGCGCGATTATTTCCTAATAACAAATACAAGACCGATTTTTTTCTAATAGTATAGCTTGTATTCATTGCCTCATGAGGCTTCTAGCGATCGCCCTCACGGAAAGTGACAAAAGAGGGTTATGTAAAAGGCTTGTTCTAGCAATCAGCGCACTTAAAGCTTCTGGATTGAATTCTGCTAAATTGACTGGATTCCCACAAGGCCAGAAGGGAACTTTTGTTTCTTGGTAGCAAGCACAAAGCAATAAAAACACATTCAGTCCCACAGCAGCATTCACCTGCTCAACATTCACCGGGTTTTGCAGTGCGTGAAAATGACTCAAAGCTTTGTGGGCTATCCCTTCATCTAACCAATAGCCTTGACAGTAAGCACGCCAGAAGGACAAAAGCCGTTGGAACAAAACTTCAAAGGAAAACTTGTGCTTTTGCTCTCGGCGTAAAATTGCGATCGCCAATTCCTCAATTTCTTGGCTCAGTATCCCGTAACCCAGTAAATTGTAAATATGCTGGGCAACGCTACTAGGAGAATCAACCACAAAAGTGAGCGTTCCATAAACCTTATCTTGGTACTGAGTCAGTAATTTCAACTCAGCAGTCACAGCCTCAGCACAAAGATATTCTCCTAACTTGACATGCGAAAACTCAATTAAACTAGTTTTTGCTGCACTTTCTAAATCCCGAATTTTAAAATAAAACCCTGGTAGAGTATTTGCTTCCTCAGCCAAACTAATTTGATGACGTTGTGAGTGTAAAATTTTCAGAGCGATCGCTTGCATTTGTTCAAGTAAATCTTGAGGATGACGACTAGCGAGTAAATTAGCGATCGCTTCTGGAGTCCGATGGATATGAGCCAATCCTGAGCGTAGTAGCATTGTTTTAATACCGCCAGTTAGCGGATAGCCCAACAACCATCGACTCAGGCGATGATGAATTTCCCATAACAGAGAAGACTTTGGCTTATTAGCAGCAGCTAAGTGTAATAGTTCATCATCTAGTAGTCCCTCTCGGTGTAAAATGCCCAATAAATGCAGTATCAGGGGTTGACGGACAAGGACAGATAATTCTCTTAACTTTGATCGACTGGCAAATAACCCTGCCTGTTTTAAGAATGTAAAGAAATTTTGAGCGATCGCCAACGATTGCACTTTTGTCCATTGCTGAAACCATTGTTTCAGTTCCTCCGCATCCAATGGCTGAATGATAATTCGCTTCAATGGCAACGGTATCTCTGGGGCAATTTCTTGTAATGTCGTTGATCGACTTGTTAAGAAAATTTTGTGTCTATGCTGAGATTGAAAGTTCAGTAATTGCTGAATAAAAATTGCTTTTGCCCTTATACCATGAGCAGAAGGGGGTAGTTCATCCAAACCATCCAGCAGCAACAAACAAGGGAGATTTTCTTGCTCTAACCAAGTTGAAAGATTAACAGCAAAGGCAGAATTTAGGGTTTCGATGAAGGTTTTGCCATAAGTTACATCTCGTAACCTAATTACTATAGGCATCCAAATAGGGTAAAATTCCTGTGCTACCTGTGCTGCCCAAAGTTGACAAAAACTAGTTTTTCCATAACCAGGTTCTGACTCAATGAGAGCGATCGTTTCTAAATCAGCTAGCTGTTGCTGCGCCCATGTTTTTAAATCAACTGGCTTAACAGTTTTTTTATCTTGCTCAGAAATACTTTCCTCTATTGGTAAGCCTTTTTGTGCAACATAGATATCCTTGAGGGCAAAGGATTCTATGAGCAAAGGCATACTGAGGTTTTTAATCAAACTTGCACGGTAATGTTCTCGGTGCAAATCAATTTTCTCACCGACTATAGAACCTACTTCTAGGGTGATCAAATTGGGAGATAATGAAATCCCTAAACGAAAAAATTTTTGCAGTTGAGCTAAAGGTGCAGCATTTTCGGTAACGACTACTAGTAAGTGACCAGGAAGTGAGTTGAGCAAACGCTCTGTTAGGAGTTTAGCTTCAGGTTCCTCTGCACCATTGGCAACTAACCAAGCTATGGCAGCGTTATTTATTTGTTGCACCAGTAATGAGTCGGCAACCAAAGACAGCGCCTGTTCAGCTTGAGTGTCAGTTAATTTACCTGGACTAAGAGTTTTTAGTAACCCTTGCAGTTGCGAATCTTGGAGGGTGAGTTTACCCACTTCCTCCTTCAAGATGGGTATATTTGCCCGGTCTAGCCACGGTCTTTGCAGGGTTGCTTCCTGCTCTAAAATTGCTTGCAAAGCCTGGAGATAGCCAATTTGAAACGCCAGCCATGTGCCTTCGTTACGTTTTAACGGTTTTTTTTGGCTGAGGCTACGCAACAGGTTTTCTGTCAACTGGGAAATGATACTGATTTCTTCCCAAAGAACCCCTAAAGGCAGTTCTAAAACCTCTACCAAGGTACAGATATCAAAAGCCTAATGCCTTTTGACTTCCATATCCTGAACAATCCGGTAGGCAATACCTGCCAATTGCCCCGCCGAGAATCCTTTGATTTGATTGATTGCGATATAGCGTTCTGCCAACCAGTGCCGAATACTCAAGTTCATTTAATTACACAGTGACGGCTGCATAAGGCAATTATGATCGATTTATCAGTTTGCGAAAACAGGTAACAATGGGGAAGACAAAGTTTTGTATCAAAGTTGTTTTCTGATTGGTAAAAAACAGTGCTTGTGTAATTGAGTAGACTATGAGCGATCGCCCTCTAAAATTATTGTTAATCGATCAAGACCCGATTTTTCGTCTGGGATTACGAGTAGCTCTAGAAGCAATTCCTAACCTGGAAGTAACAGGAGTGGTAGAAACTGGTACTGCTGCCTTGCAGATTTTAGCAGAAATTGCCCAAAAAGACCCAAATCAGGTAAATTTGGTGGTTTTGGAATTCGGTAATGGTCGCTCCACCACCAGTCAACAGCTAGGCTTACAATTCTGTCGGCAACTCAGAGCCTTATATCCCAACCTGCCAATTTTACTTCTTAGTTCTATTCAAGAACAAGGACTGCTATTGGCTGCGAAATCTGTTGGTATTAATGGCTACTGCCCCAAAGGTACACCACTTCCTGAGTTAGTCGCCGCCATGCAAGAAGTTGCAGATGGTGGTTCCTATTGGTTTCGGGACACAGAAGCAATCACAACTCCTAACTCCCCACTCCCTAGTACAGACGCGATTAATCGCGTCTCTCCCCACTCCCCACTCCCTTTTTCCAAACTGCGAAATAATTTACGTTTGTCAGGAATTGCTCACATTGAAGCTACCTTAGCCGCAGTAACAGCACAATTACAAGTTCCCGGACTACCAGTATTAGATCGAGCAATTCTAGCTGGACAACGGCGAGAACTGCTAGCGGCTCATTGGTTGCTAAATCGGTTGTTGGTTTCATCACAAGAAAAGCAAGAGGAAGATATTCCCGTTGCTGATGAGCCGTCTATAACTCCTTGGTTGAGTAATGCCATTCAACAAAGGCAAACTGTGCCACCTTTACTTAGTCCGGGAACACTACAATCTGCATTATTTGCATCTTGTATTACTAAACTTCAGTTTCCTTTACGAAATGTCACAGATATACCTTTAGAAATCGACATATTTCGTGAAGATAAAAAACGAGAATTACTTTATCTTATCCTGCAAAAACTAGCTGAACAGTTGGATGAATTACGTGCTTCTCAAATAGAGATAAATCAATTATATGAGGTAAGGTTTAGCTTATTACGCGAGTTATGGCAAGCAACAATTACAGATTTTTTTGGCAAGTTCTCTCGAATGAAATTAGGAAATAGAAATATAGAAATTGTTAATTATTTATTATCAAATATACAAGTTGTGCAAAAAGATATTCTTAATAAAATTCCGCTAGTTTGTGAGTTGTATTCGTATCTACTGTTTCAAACAGAATTGAACATTGATAATACCTCCTATCCAGTAGTCAGTGCTGAAGCAAAGTCCCAAGCATTAATGATTTTAGAGAACTTGTTGGTTCAGGTAGCGAATGGGGTAGTGCAACCACTGCTAAATTCTTTAGCAGATGTAGAGGAAATTAAGCAAAATTTTTATGGGCGGCAATTGATTTCCACAAGAGAAATTGAACGATTTAGAAATGAGTTGTCGTGGAAATATCGATTAAAAGATTATATAAATGAACCAAAAGCCGTTTTTGAAAGCCGCTACGAACTATTTGTAATTGCGCCTCGTGGTATTGCCATTACTTCAGTTTATGCTTCTCGAAATCAGGAGTTAGTAGAACTTTCTAATATTCCTTTAGTAGTGACATTGCTTTTAGAATTTAGTGATGCGATCGCACCGCGTTTAAAATCACTATTAGCTGTTGTAGGTAGTGGTATAGTCTTCATTCTCACCCAAATAATTGGTAGAGGTTTAGGTTTAATCGGTCGTGGTATTCTTCAAGGTATTGGTAATGCTTCGTTAATAGAAAAGAATTTTAGACGAAATAGCGATCGATTCAAGTGAAGAAGCAGGGGGCAGGGAGCAGGGAGCAGGGGGAGCAGGGGAGCAGGGGGGGCAAGGGGAGAATTTTTAACTCTTGACAAATGACAAATGACTAATGACTAACAATGATTTTATCGGGCTAGCAATTTCTTATGTTTATGCTATTAGTCTGCTCGTTATTGGCGAGGGACTGCGTAGGCTGTTTGGTGTAAAGCCGGATTTGACCCGCAAGGTAATCCATATTGGTGCAGGGATGTGGGTTTTCGGTGTTCTGCTACTGTTTAACCACTGGGAAATCGGAATTATACCTTTTGCTAGCTTTATCGGACTCAACTACCTGTTTTACCGCTACCGGGTCATCGGCGCAATGGATACCCAGGATAGCTCCCCTGGTACAGTTTATTTCGCTATCTCAGTGACGCTACTTTTCGGGCTACTATGGCGACCAGATGGGCCAGTAGATAGCGTTGCGATCGCAGTAGCTGGGATAATGGCGATGACCTGGGGTGATGCACTAGCAGCATTAATCGGTAGGCGCTTCGGGCAGCATAAATACCAAGTGGGAAATTCTGTGCGTTCTTGGGAAGGTTCAGCAGCAATGTTTGTAGCGAGTACAGTAGTGATTTTCTTAGTGCTGTTGCTGCTACCAGGTTCCTCGCTCAGTCCCCTAGCAAAACCTTTTAGTTTGGCATGGGCCTTATTGACGGCAGTAATAACTGCTACTTTTGCCACCCTAGCAGAGGCAGTCTCACCCCACGGTACAGATAATCTCAGCGTGCCTCTGGTAGCGGCAGGAGTAGTTTGGATAGTAATGCAGGGATTTTAAACCAACTTCCGAGTTGAGAGGCTCAACTTCCGAGTTCAAAGGCTCAACGTCCGAGTTCAGAGGCTCAACGTCCGAGTTCAAAGGCTCAACTTCCGAGTTTAGAGGTTCAACGTCCGAGTTCAAAGGCTCAACTTCCGAGTTTAGAGGTTCAACGTCCGAGTTCAAAGGCTCAACTTCCGAGTTCAGAGGCTCAACGTCCAAGTTCAGAGGCTCAACTTCCGAGTTGAGAGGTTCAACTTCCGAGTTAAAAGGCTCAACTCCAAACTTCTAACTCTCTACTCCCCACTCAGGGCTATTTCGTTCTAGACATAAACCGCCCAGAACTAAAGTTCCGCAGCTCATAGCCCAAGTCCACTTTAGTGGACTAAAAGCCTTTCTTAGTCGTCTTTAGACAACTTTTGCTATTAGCCTCAGAATTTATTCTGAGGTGGGCTAGATGAGAATGAAATAGCTCTGACTCCCCACTCATAAATTCCAATTGCGGCGGAAATGGAAGAAGCCTTCTAAAAACTCTTGCAAAGCAATATTGCTATTTAACCTTTGCTTACTCCACTCTCTTGCAGCTTGTTCCAAAATTTCTGAAAAACTCGGATAGACGGGAGATAAATTTGCTAAATCTTTGACTTTAATTTTTTGGGACATTGCCAAAGCAATCAAATTAATCAACTCTCCAGCTTCTGCCCCCAATATTGAAGCTCCCAAAATTTCGCCGTTCTTTAGCACAATTAATTTACAGATACCAGTGGTTTCGTCCCGAATTTGGGCTGCTGCCACTGTTTTAAAATATTGTCGCAAAACTAAAACTTCATCTTGACTAAATAAGCGTTTTGCCTGTGCCTCTGTCAAACCTACTTGCGCCACCATCGGCACAGAAAACATCGCCCAAGGAATAGAGCGATAATCTACTTGTAACCTGGGGAAAAATAGTGCATTGTTCAGGGCAATTTTTGCTTCATAATTAGCGATATTGGCAAAGTCGTAACCACCAATTACATCACCACAAGCGTAAATGCGGTGATTAGTGGTTTGCAGTTTATCATTCACTACCAAGCTACGCCGATGCCATTTCACACCTACTGTTGCCAAATTTAGAGATTCAAGATTCGGCTGTTGTCCAGTCACCACTAAAATCTCATCAGTTTCAATAGCTTTATCTCCTGCTTGAATCCACTTTTTATTCTCAATTAGCCTCACCTGAGTTACTCGTCTTTCGGTGAGGACGCGCACACCTTCGACTTCTAACTGTGCCTGAAGCAATATGGCTATCTCAGGGTCAATATTGGGTAGAACATAGGAATGCTTGACTACCAACGTCACACTGCAACCAAACCGCGCTAAAGTTTGAGCGATTTCAATGCTTTGGGGAATTCCGCCAATAATGACCCAATTTTTGGGTAATGTCCCTCCCTGTAAGGATTGCCAAAGATTAGATAGGGTTAGGTAGCCAGTGGCTTGCAATCCTTCTATCTCTGGAATTTGTGGACGCGAACCACTGGCTAACAAATAAGTACGGGCGCGTAATAGGCGATTGTTAACGGCAAAAGCTAGTTGGGGTGAAGATTGAAATTGACCACTGCCAACAATGATATCTACCCCCAACGCGGCTAGGATGCCTGAAGAATGCTGTTCTTTGAGATTTGAGGCGATGCATTGAGCATACAGCATAGCTTCTTGCCATGCCATAGATATATGACATTCTTCTGAGGTATCAGTATGTCTGGCATGAATACCAAAACTAGCAGCATCATTCAACTTCTGCGCCAGTTTACCAATTTCGCTAAGAGCATGCCGAGCAGTAAACCCATAGTCTACTTTGGGTTCCACCAGGGCAACTGTAGCACGTAGTTGGGTTGCAGCAAGAGCAGCGTAGTATCCAGCAAGACTGCTGCCAATAATTACAACATCGTAGTCAATAGTCATTTGTCATTTGTCATTTGTCATTGGGTATGGGGCATTGGGGATTGGGCATGGGGCATTGGGCATCGCTGAAGAATCTAATAGTTCTTCTTCCCCTGCTCCCCCTGCCTCCCCTGCTCCCCCTACCTCCCCTACTCCCTACTCCCCACTCAACGCTGTTAGTAAGCGTTGGTTATCGGAGTCGGACCGTACAGCAACCCGGAAAAAGCGATCGCCTAGTTCTTTAAAACTAAGGCAATCGCGGATTAAAATCTGGTGATGCTGGAGTAATTGTTGCTGTAACTGCAAAGTAGACTGTTGAGACTCAACCAGTAAAAAGTTAGCAGCGCTTACTTGGGGTTGTAATCCTGGGATTTCAGCCAAACCCTGAAAGAGTTGGTTTCGTGCAGGTGGTAGCCATGCCCAGGTTTGCTGCTGAAACTCCGTATCCTGGAGTGCCGCAATTGCCGCCGCCGCCGCTAGCGTATTTACGGGCCAGGGGTCACGCCATAGCTGCCATTTAGCTAGGCAGTCAGGATGTGCGATCGCATATCCTAATCGCAGTCCTGGGAGGCTGTAAAATTTGGTCAGCGATCGCAATACTACTAAATTCCTATATTCCTGCACCACCTGAATCAGGCTTTGTTCCTCATTAGGCAGCACAAAATCCATAAATGCTTCATCCACCACAACTAAGGCAAATTGCTCCAGGTAGGGCAAAATAGAGTCCCGCGAAAATATTTTTCCAGTTGGGTTGTGGGGATTATTCAGCAATAGCCCTTTGTCCTTTGTCAATGACAAATGACCAATGACCAATGACCAATGACCAGTGACAAATGACAAAGGACACTCCAGCACTTTA
It includes:
- a CDS encoding dihydrolipoyl dehydrogenase family protein codes for the protein MTIDYDVVIIGSSLAGYYAALAATQLRATVALVEPKVDYGFTARHALSEIGKLAQKLNDAASFGIHARHTDTSEECHISMAWQEAMLYAQCIASNLKEQHSSGILAALGVDIIVGSGQFQSSPQLAFAVNNRLLRARTYLLASGSRPQIPEIEGLQATGYLTLSNLWQSLQGGTLPKNWVIIGGIPQSIEIAQTLARFGCSVTLVVKHSYVLPNIDPEIAILLQAQLEVEGVRVLTERRVTQVRLIENKKWIQAGDKAIETDEILVVTGQQPNLESLNLATVGVKWHRRSLVVNDKLQTTNHRIYACGDVIGGYDFANIANYEAKIALNNALFFPRLQVDYRSIPWAMFSVPMVAQVGLTEAQAKRLFSQDEVLVLRQYFKTVAAAQIRDETTGICKLIVLKNGEILGASILGAEAGELINLIALAMSQKIKVKDLANLSPVYPSFSEILEQAAREWSKQRLNSNIALQEFLEGFFHFRRNWNL
- the cobD gene encoding threonine-phosphate decarboxylase CobD, yielding MRQPAHGGNLAWAAALAGCSPDAILDFSASISPLGPPNSAIAAILSQIGNLKHYPDPNYSELRLALSHFHQLPSEWILPGNGSAELLTLIGRELAQLAATILITPAFGDYYRTLKSYNAKVLECPLSFVTGHWSLVIGHLSLTKDKGLLLNNPHNPTGKIFSRDSILPYLEQFALVVVDEAFMDFVLPNEEQSLIQVVQEYRNLVVLRSLTKFYSLPGLRLGYAIAHPDCLAKWQLWRDPWPVNTLAAAAAIAALQDTEFQQQTWAWLPPARNQLFQGLAEIPGLQPQVSAANFLLVESQQSTLQLQQQLLQHHQILIRDCLSFKELGDRFFRVAVRSDSDNQRLLTALSGE
- a CDS encoding diacylglycerol/polyprenol kinase family protein, whose translation is MTNNDFIGLAISYVYAISLLVIGEGLRRLFGVKPDLTRKVIHIGAGMWVFGVLLLFNHWEIGIIPFASFIGLNYLFYRYRVIGAMDTQDSSPGTVYFAISVTLLFGLLWRPDGPVDSVAIAVAGIMAMTWGDALAALIGRRFGQHKYQVGNSVRSWEGSAAMFVASTVVIFLVLLLLPGSSLSPLAKPFSLAWALLTAVITATFATLAEAVSPHGTDNLSVPLVAAGVVWIVMQGF
- a CDS encoding Fur family transcriptional regulator — protein: MQKQTISTKPIRSLEDALEQCQILGMRVSRQRRFILELLWQANEHLSAREIYDRLNQQGKDIGHTSVYQNLEALSSQGIIECIERCDGRLYGNISDSHSHVNCIDTNQILDVHVELPEELIRKIEEETGVRITDYSINFVGYRNPQEE
- a CDS encoding DUF3685 domain-containing protein; its protein translation is MSDRPLKLLLIDQDPIFRLGLRVALEAIPNLEVTGVVETGTAALQILAEIAQKDPNQVNLVVLEFGNGRSTTSQQLGLQFCRQLRALYPNLPILLLSSIQEQGLLLAAKSVGINGYCPKGTPLPELVAAMQEVADGGSYWFRDTEAITTPNSPLPSTDAINRVSPHSPLPFSKLRNNLRLSGIAHIEATLAAVTAQLQVPGLPVLDRAILAGQRRELLAAHWLLNRLLVSSQEKQEEDIPVADEPSITPWLSNAIQQRQTVPPLLSPGTLQSALFASCITKLQFPLRNVTDIPLEIDIFREDKKRELLYLILQKLAEQLDELRASQIEINQLYEVRFSLLRELWQATITDFFGKFSRMKLGNRNIEIVNYLLSNIQVVQKDILNKIPLVCELYSYLLFQTELNIDNTSYPVVSAEAKSQALMILENLLVQVANGVVQPLLNSLADVEEIKQNFYGRQLISTREIERFRNELSWKYRLKDYINEPKAVFESRYELFVIAPRGIAITSVYASRNQELVELSNIPLVVTLLLEFSDAIAPRLKSLLAVVGSGIVFILTQIIGRGLGLIGRGILQGIGNASLIEKNFRRNSDRFK